A window of the Cicer arietinum cultivar CDC Frontier isolate Library 1 chromosome 6, Cicar.CDCFrontier_v2.0, whole genome shotgun sequence genome harbors these coding sequences:
- the LOC101496560 gene encoding cinnamoyl-CoA reductase CAD2: MKSGEGKVVCVTGASGYIASWVVKFLLQRGYTVRATVRDPSNPKKVDHLLKLDGAKERLQLFKADLLEEGSFDSVIQGCHGVFHTASAVLFVFDDPQTQLIDPAVKGTLNVVKSCAKSPSVKRVVVTSSIATALYNGAPRTPEVVVDETWFSNSDFLWEQKMWYQYAKTSAEEVATKFLTENNIDYVVMNPAVTIGPLLQPELNGSSNLVLNLLNGSETFMNAAFGWVNVKDVANAHIEAYEDGSASGRYCLCERVIHFSELTNILRRMYPTLQIPDKCADDKPYMQTFQVSKEKAKTLGIEFIPLEESLKEIVESFKEKKFVSL, from the exons atgaAGAGTGGCGAAGGAAAGGTGGTGTGTGTGACTGGTGCTTCAGGTTATATTGCTTCATGGGTTGTCAAGTTTCTCCTCCAACGTGGTTACACTGTTAGAGCCACTGTTCGTGACCCAA gtaatCCCAAAAAGGTTGACCACTTGCTTAAACTTGATGGAGCAAAGGAAAGGTTGCAACTGTTTAAGGCAGATCTACTAGAAGAAGGTTCCTTTGATTCTGTTATTCAAGGCTGTCATGGTGTCTTTCACACTGCTTCAGCTGTTCTTTTTGTTTTCGACGACCCTCAG ACACAGTTAATTGATCCTGCAGTGAAGGGAACTCTTAATGTTGTTAAGTCATGTGCAAAATCACCATCTGTCAAAAGGGTTGTTGTAACTTCTTCTATTGCCACAGCTTTATATAATGGAGCACCTCGAACTCCAGAAGTTGTAGTTGATGAGACATGGTTTTCAAATTCAGATTTCTTATGGGAACAAAAG ATGTGGTATCAATATGCAAAGACTTCAGCTGAGGAAGTTGCCACCAAATTTCTAACAGAAAACAACATTGACTACGTTGTTATGAATCCAGCAGTGACAATAGGGCCTCTCTTGCAGCCAGAGCTTAATGGAAGTTCCAATTTAGTTCTTAACTTACTAAATG GCTCAGAAACATTTATGAATGCTGCTTTTGGATGGGTGAATGTGAAGGATGTTGCAAATGCTCATATTGAAGCATATGAGGATGGTTCAGCTAGTGGAAGATATTGTTTGTGTGAAAGAGTGATACACTTTTCTGAACTTACAAACATTTTGCGTCGTATGTACCCAACACTACAAATTCCAGACAA GTGTGCAGACGATAAGCCTTATATGCAAACATTCCAAGTCTCTAAAGAAAAGGCCAAGACATTAGGAATTGAATTTATTCCCTTGGAAGAGAGCCTCAAAGAAATAGTAGAAAGTTTCAAAGAAAAGAAGTTTGTTAGCTTATAG
- the LOC101496884 gene encoding phospholipase A1-Igamma3, chloroplastic, with protein MASIVPALHNLNHYLSPSQSLFSKSTHQKSKILFLSKNPNSSPITFLKCSSSSSSCNPSSILDELKQEEERDGDLMLESSLSDVWKEIQGMNNWEGLLDPMNPNLRREIIRYGELAQACYDSFDFDPHSKYCGTCKYHPADFFEKVEMGENTVSGYTITRYLYATSNINLPNFFHKSKLSTVWSPHANWMGYVAVATNLQEIKRLGRRDIVIAWRGTVTYIEWIYDLKDILRAANFKNDPTIKVESGFYDLYTKKEDSCGYCSFSAREQVLSEIMRLIQYYQDEQISITITGHSLGAALAILSAYDITELKLNVVNNGNDKINIPVTVYSFAGPRVGNLKFKERCEELGVKVLRVINIHDMVPTVPGILTNEKLKFQKYIEDNLSFPWSYAHVGTEIALDHRKSPFLKENGDIGCAHNLELLLHLMDGYHGKEKKFRLVSERDIALVNKSCDFLRSEYGVPPHWRQDENKGMVRSGDGRWILPERPRLEAHPPDTAHHLRLVLNNHVSPNLQSETN; from the exons ATGGCTTCTATTGTACCCGCACTCCACAACCTAAACCATTATCTTTCCCCTTCCCAATCTCTATTTTCAAAATCCACGCACCAAAAATCAAAAATCCTATTCCTTtcaaaaaaccctaattcatcACCAATAACATTCCTCAAAtgctcttcttcttcttcttcttgtaaTCCCTCTTCCATATTGGACGAATTAAAACAAGAAGAAGAACGAGATGGCGATCTCATGTTAGAATCATCATTGAGCGATGTATGGAAGGAAATTCAAGGAATGAACAATTGGGAAGGTTTATTAGATCCAATGAACCCAAACCTACGGAGAGAAATAATACGATACGGTGAACTAGCACAAGCGTGCTATGATTCATTCGACTTCGATCCACACTCAAAATACTGTGGAACTTGCAAATACCATCCAGCGGATTTCTTCGAGAAAGTGGAGATGGGAGAAAATACAGTGAGTGGATACACCATCACGCGCTACCTCTACGCAACATCAAACATCAACCTTCCTAATTTCTTCCACAAATCTAAACTTTCCACTGTGTGGAGCCCACATGCTAACTGGATGGGATATGTTGCTGTTGCCACTAACCTCCAAGAGATCAAACGGTTAGGACGCCGCGACATAG TTATTGCATGGAGGGGCACGGTGACATACATAGAATGGATATACGACTTAAAAGACATTCTACGCGCAGCAAATTTCAAAAACGACCCAACAATCAAGGTAGAATCAGGCTTCTACGACTTATACACGAAAAAAGAAGATTCATGCGGTTATTGTTCATTCTCAGCTCGTGAACAAGTACTCTCAGAAATAATGCGTCTCATTCAATACTATCAAGACGAACAAATCAGCATTACAATCACAGGACACAGTCTCGGAGCTGCCTTAGCTATATTAAGCGCTTACGACATAACCGAATTAAAACTAAACGTTGTTAATAACGGTAACGATAAAATTAACATCCCCGTAACAGTTTATTCCTTTGCGGGCCCCAGAGTTgggaatttaaaatttaaagaaaggTGTGAGGAACTTGGTGTTAAAGTTTTAAGGGTAATAAATATTCATGATATGGTTCCAACCGTGCCAGGGATATTaactaatgaaaaattaaaatttcaaaagtataTAGAAGATAATTTGTCTTTTCCTTGGAGTTATGCACATGTTGGAACTGAAATTGCATTGGATCATAGGAAAAGTCCTTTTTTGAAGGAAAATGGTGATATAGGTTGTGCACATAATTTAGAGTTACTTTTGCATTTGATGGATGGGTATCATGGTAAAGAGAAAAAATTTAGATTGGTATCAGAAAGGGATATTGCGCTTGTTAATAAGAGCTGTGATTTTCTAAGGAGTGAGTACGGTGTACCTCCGCATTGGCGACAAGATGAAAATAAAGGGATGGTGAGAAGTGGTGATGGACGGTGGATTTTGCCAGAACGACCTAGATTGGAAGCTCATCCACCGGATACCGCACATCATCTTCGGTTAGTGCTTAATAATCATGTTTCTCCTAATCTCCAATCAGAAACCAATTGA